The nucleotide sequence GGAGGAAAAAAAGTTGAAGAATCTCTATCCAGTATTTGGTTTGGTTTGAGAATCGAGAAGGATAGCATGTCACGTGTCACATTCATCTCTCGGCTTCACGCACTTCAAAACTTGCCACTCCATCCCAACCTCCCTCCATGTACTTTACCATTCACATCATTCAGACATTCACTCGATCCAAATCTAAATAATAGCAACTTGTGGAAAATCACTATTCGAACCGTGCAAGAGTGGTTTCGGCTCAACCATGGACCGGTCTTCATCGGAGAATCTAATTCTTGTAAACCGGGAACCAAACGGCGTCGCTATCATAACCATTAACCGCCCCGGATCTCTGAACTCCCTCACCCGCCCCATGATGGTGGACCTTGCTCAGGCCTTCAAGGCCCTCGATCAAGACCACTCCGTCAAGGTCATCATACTCACCGGCTCCGGTCGATCATTCTGCTCCGGCGTCGACCTAACCGCCGCCGAGGACGTCTTCAAGGGCGACGTCAAGGACCCCGAAAGCGACCCCGTTATTCAAATGGATCGCTGCCGGAAGCCCATAATCGGAGCCATCAAGGGATTCGCCATCACCGCCGGGTTCGAGATTTCACTCGCCTGTGACATCTTGGTCGCCGCCAAAGGATCCAAGTTCATAGACACCCACGCCAGGTTTTACAAATTTTGCAATTTATTTGATTAACTTTGCCATTTgacgattttcaaaattttaaaaacatcttGGGGCTTTCTTTTTTTGGTAGGTTTGGGATATTTCCTTCGTGGGGATTGTCTCAAAAGCTTTCGCGGATCATAGGAGTCAATAAGGCACGAGAGGTGTCCCTGACGGCGACGCCTTTGACGGCGGAGGTTGCTGAGAAATTGGGTTTTGTGAATCATGTCGTTGAGGACAGTGAAGTGTTGAAGAAAAGCAGAGAAATTGCAGAAGCCATAATGAAAAACAATCAGGACTTGGTGTTGAGATATAAGTCGGTCATAAACGACGGCATCAAGCTTGATCTTGGCCGTGCTCTTTCGCTTGAAAAGGTCcgcttttctttcaatttttttttttttttttttgaattatatatatGAGTTTTTTTGTTGAGTACATGTTACATAGATGAGTTTATGTATGATTATTTAAAAGTATGTGAATTGCGCTGTACTTTGGGATGGGTCTAtgtaaataaattttatatattctTAGACGGATAGAATTGAAAGATGAGGAGAAATTGTAGCAGCAAGTTATTAGAGTAATGAGTATTGTGAACTTGAAAAGTTAACATTTGGGACATCTTGTATTAATGTTTAATCAAACAGAACAGGGAATTCGTCAATTGTAGAGCAAAAATCTACTTAAGAGCTTATTGCTAAAAGCTTTGGATGTTACATTCTTCAGTATTCACTTTATGTTTGGTTTTTATGCATCATTGTTCTTGGCAATCTTCCTGGTCAGCTAGATAACTTGTCCATTTGCATATGGAATTTCAGGAGAGAGCTCATGATTATTACAATGGAATGACAAAGGAGCAATTCAAAAAGATGCAGGAATTCATAGCTGGGAGAAAGAAACCGTCCAAATTGTAGCTTTTGAATTTACTCTCATGGTGAAAAGAATACATGTTGTTCTCCCCTTAGGGGTTGATGTTTTacatgtcaatgttcacatttgTTTTTTACAATAACTGTTTCTAGTTAAATATCCAGTTAAgtcattttcattttattttgagtATCAACTAGATGTATTTCATCAACAGTTCTTATATGAAAAATACTAAATTTATAGTGTAGAAGCCTTGCAGAGAAAACAAGGAGAAGAATAACAGAGGAGGATGGTAGTTTACAAGAATGAATATGTTAGTCTTATTGTCTTCAACTTTTAAGCTAACTTTTAAAGGTGGATTTGCTCACTTGGGTAGTTGGGTTGAAGAAGAGGCAAGGAACGTTAACAACTTTTCATAGAAACGATTAGGTTGTGTGTGAAAGTGAGACAGACTCAGATTGagagataaaaattaaattaaatctttgtttttaaaaattttaattctttgtatttttattttt is from Arachis ipaensis cultivar K30076 chromosome B01, Araip1.1, whole genome shotgun sequence and encodes:
- the LOC107639255 gene encoding probable enoyl-CoA hydratase 1, peroxisomal — its product is MDRSSSENLILVNREPNGVAIITINRPGSLNSLTRPMMVDLAQAFKALDQDHSVKVIILTGSGRSFCSGVDLTAAEDVFKGDVKDPESDPVIQMDRCRKPIIGAIKGFAITAGFEISLACDILVAAKGSKFIDTHARFGIFPSWGLSQKLSRIIGVNKAREVSLTATPLTAEVAEKLGFVNHVVEDSEVLKKSREIAEAIMKNNQDLVLRYKSVINDGIKLDLGRALSLEKERAHDYYNGMTKEQFKKMQEFIAGRKKPSKL